A genomic stretch from Acidobacteriota bacterium includes:
- a CDS encoding TonB-dependent receptor produces MREFYRHIMIQKERSVKGIMQASSRPELNPPASREHKLSGRHTMWVAAFIFALVLTPVLATAQIETGALRGTTAAKNPQGPPIPVGGVAIKLTANAPGLPPQTAYSNEKGEFELDDIPAGPYTLDATMEGFKPVTRKVAITAGQTLTEDIQMQLQELKQKIEVRESAPIVSTQGTSPAAQTLQTKQLLTIPVVRQEFKQELPVTPGVLQVQTGKLFIKGVPESQSMLLLDSAQAVDPVTGTYAIDVPIDAIQSLDVYKAPFEAQYGGFVGGMTNIELKAPPNQWQLGMHDLNPSVRGKEGHLVGFAKVTPRINFGGPLWKDKINFAESFLYELRKPDVRGLAWPNDNQKIQGYNSISQFQFLLSQRHVASLTVNLFPRRYQWADLNVLIPRSATADIGQKGYAIDGSDTYQFESGNILHTIFKFTRLESYAHGHGPEDMLLTPTGISGNYFNTWGRNGHQEEGLAVFNLAAKQWAGSHEVSFGSDVIHRDFTGSSQSHPIQILRNDGSSAQRIDFTGPGNLNANDTSVAGFAQDHWIFSNRLAATLGLRYFGETDGNPVNFAPRLGMVYALDQSARTVLQGGIGIFYDRMPMLAADFANNPIRVVTPLDLASSPMGPSVAFINRCARVSSGVPQALPDCSDLGSTPRNLTWRAQLSRRFTRKLTAKVGTLYSHTTSLFVINPMAQPDGTGVMLLSNRGSSRYHEYEFTVDYRAGEDAELSMSYVRSESLGNLNTTDNIFVPLEVPVIRPDVYANLPSDVPNRLTGFGLFKLPWKITMSPSVDLHSGFPYSNVDELHNYVGEPNGQRYPIFFSLNWRVYKDFPLPFHIHRGHTFRFGIYSINTTSRKNPTAVYNNITSPIFGQFTGFDKRINGIVIEFTQ; encoded by the coding sequence ATGAGAGAATTCTACCGGCACATAATGATCCAGAAGGAACGTTCGGTCAAAGGTATCATGCAGGCGTCATCCCGCCCCGAGCTTAATCCGCCGGCAAGCCGAGAGCACAAATTGTCTGGCCGTCACACCATGTGGGTGGCGGCATTCATATTCGCTCTTGTGTTGACCCCGGTCCTTGCTACGGCACAAATAGAGACTGGCGCTCTTCGGGGTACCACGGCGGCCAAGAATCCGCAGGGGCCGCCGATACCAGTCGGCGGAGTGGCTATCAAGCTGACGGCCAACGCTCCAGGGCTCCCACCCCAAACGGCGTATTCCAACGAGAAGGGGGAATTTGAGCTCGATGACATTCCAGCAGGCCCTTACACGCTGGATGCCACCATGGAGGGCTTCAAGCCGGTCACCCGGAAAGTCGCGATTACGGCCGGCCAGACACTCACCGAAGACATCCAGATGCAACTCCAGGAACTCAAGCAAAAGATCGAGGTGAGAGAATCCGCGCCAATTGTTTCAACCCAGGGAACTAGCCCAGCAGCGCAGACGTTACAAACAAAGCAACTTCTCACCATCCCTGTCGTCCGGCAGGAATTCAAACAGGAACTACCGGTTACGCCTGGAGTTCTCCAAGTCCAGACCGGAAAGCTTTTCATCAAGGGCGTTCCCGAAAGCCAGAGCATGCTGCTTCTGGATTCTGCGCAGGCCGTTGACCCCGTTACAGGAACGTATGCCATTGATGTTCCGATCGACGCGATCCAGAGCCTTGACGTCTACAAGGCGCCTTTCGAGGCGCAGTACGGAGGATTTGTCGGTGGCATGACCAACATCGAACTGAAAGCTCCGCCGAACCAATGGCAACTCGGCATGCACGACCTGAATCCCAGTGTGCGGGGCAAGGAGGGTCACCTTGTCGGGTTTGCCAAAGTGACGCCTCGCATCAATTTTGGGGGGCCCTTGTGGAAGGACAAAATTAATTTTGCTGAGTCGTTCCTTTATGAACTGAGAAAGCCGGACGTGCGTGGCCTCGCATGGCCCAATGACAACCAAAAGATCCAGGGCTACAACTCGATTTCGCAATTTCAGTTCCTGTTGTCTCAGAGGCATGTCGCGTCCCTTACCGTCAACCTCTTCCCCAGGCGTTACCAGTGGGCCGACCTCAATGTCCTGATTCCGCGCTCTGCAACGGCGGACATCGGCCAAAAGGGCTATGCCATCGACGGCAGCGACACCTACCAGTTCGAGTCAGGTAACATTCTGCACACAATTTTCAAATTCACTCGATTGGAGAGTTACGCGCACGGACACGGCCCGGAGGATATGCTGCTGACACCCACTGGAATCAGCGGCAACTACTTCAATACCTGGGGCAGGAACGGCCATCAGGAAGAGGGCCTGGCCGTCTTCAACCTGGCCGCCAAACAATGGGCAGGCAGCCATGAAGTGTCGTTCGGGTCTGACGTCATTCACCGCGACTTCACGGGCAGCAGCCAATCACATCCGATCCAGATTCTCCGGAACGACGGATCTTCGGCACAGCGGATTGACTTCACCGGCCCGGGAAATCTGAATGCCAATGACACTTCTGTTGCTGGTTTCGCCCAGGACCACTGGATCTTCAGCAATCGCCTGGCAGCAACTCTCGGGCTGCGTTATTTTGGTGAGACAGATGGAAACCCGGTAAACTTTGCGCCGCGCCTCGGCATGGTCTACGCCCTCGACCAGTCGGCCAGGACTGTGCTCCAGGGTGGCATTGGAATATTTTATGACCGGATGCCAATGCTTGCTGCCGATTTTGCCAACAATCCCATACGCGTTGTTACGCCGCTCGACCTGGCCAGCTCCCCTATGGGGCCCTCCGTGGCCTTCATCAATCGATGTGCACGAGTATCATCGGGAGTTCCCCAGGCCCTTCCCGATTGTTCGGACCTGGGTAGCACGCCGCGCAACCTGACTTGGCGCGCACAGCTTTCCCGCCGCTTTACCAGGAAGCTGACGGCGAAAGTCGGTACACTCTACAGCCACACGACCAGCCTTTTCGTCATCAATCCCATGGCCCAGCCCGATGGCACAGGGGTCATGCTGCTGTCAAACCGCGGAAGTTCCCGCTATCACGAGTATGAATTCACCGTGGATTACCGCGCCGGCGAGGACGCTGAACTGAGCATGTCTTACGTCCGCAGCGAAAGCCTGGGAAATTTGAACACGACGGACAACATCTTCGTGCCACTCGAAGTCCCCGTCATTCGTCCCGACGTCTATGCCAACCTGCCCTCTGACGTGCCCAATCGGTTGACCGGCTTCGGGCTGTTCAAGCTTCCCTGGAAAATCACCATGAGTCCCTCGGTCGATTTGCACTCCGGCTTTCCCTATTCGAATGTTGACGAGCTCCACAATTACGTGGGAGAGCCCAACGGCCAGAGATATCCTATCTTCTTTTCGCTCAACTGGCGGGTCTACAAAGATTTTCCACTGCCGTTTCATATCCATCGCGGCCATACCTTCCGGTTTGGCATCTATTCCATCAACACCACCAGCCGAAAAAATCCCACGGCAGTTTATAACAACATCACCTCTCCCATATTTGGGCAATTTACAGGCTTCGACAAACGCATCAACGGCATCGTTATCGAATTTACCCAGTAG
- a CDS encoding 2-isopropylmalate synthase, with protein sequence MSEKLFIFDTTLRDGEQSPGCSMNLEEKLEMARQLDRLGVDILEAGFPIASQGDFDAVTAISAELHRPTIAALARANQLDIDRAWAALKGAAKPRIHTFLATSDIHLKYKLRKTREEVLKMISWAVGHASSLCKDVEFSPEDAGRTDRSFLIECCHVAVEAGATVLNLPDTVGYCLEPEYEKMFADVKARVPGIEKVVLSTHTHNDLGLAVANTLAGIRGGARQVECTINGIGERAGNAALEEVVMAVYVRRDVEPVHTDVHTEELYAASQLLTRLTGMQVQRNKAVVGKNAFAHEAGIHQDGYLKNAITYEIISPETVGMPANHIVLGKHSGRHALANRYRELGYELTKPEIERAYNLFTQLADRKKNVYDEDLIRIVNEGFEHIAELYRLKLLESVSSSEGRSTATIELERDGQPFRESATAEGPCDAAFRAIDRITGTPGIVVDFSVHSISAGADGTAEVSIRARFQDKEFSGISRSSNVVEAAARAYLQAANKGVYEIRRAVKQAAAEGGSIHENELVDRLLPGGY encoded by the coding sequence ATGAGCGAAAAGTTGTTTATTTTTGACACAACCCTGCGTGACGGTGAGCAATCACCCGGGTGCAGTATGAACCTGGAAGAAAAGCTTGAAATGGCCCGTCAGCTTGACCGGCTGGGAGTGGATATTCTGGAAGCCGGATTTCCGATCGCTTCCCAAGGCGATTTTGACGCTGTAACCGCCATTTCCGCTGAGCTGCACCGGCCCACAATCGCCGCGCTTGCCCGCGCGAACCAGCTTGATATCGATCGTGCCTGGGCAGCCCTGAAGGGTGCGGCGAAGCCCAGGATTCACACGTTTCTTGCCACCTCAGACATTCATCTGAAATACAAGCTTCGCAAGACGAGGGAAGAAGTTCTCAAAATGATTTCCTGGGCGGTTGGCCATGCCAGTTCACTCTGCAAGGACGTTGAATTCTCTCCCGAAGATGCCGGCCGGACCGATCGAAGCTTTCTGATCGAGTGTTGCCACGTTGCCGTGGAAGCCGGCGCGACGGTGCTGAATTTGCCAGATACCGTGGGGTATTGTCTGGAACCCGAATACGAAAAGATGTTTGCCGACGTTAAGGCCAGGGTTCCCGGGATTGAGAAAGTGGTTTTGAGCACACACACGCATAATGACCTCGGCCTCGCGGTCGCCAATACTCTTGCAGGAATTCGTGGTGGGGCCCGGCAAGTGGAATGCACCATCAACGGAATCGGGGAGAGGGCAGGGAATGCGGCTCTCGAGGAAGTTGTGATGGCGGTATATGTGCGGCGTGACGTTGAACCTGTCCATACTGACGTTCACACGGAAGAGCTTTATGCAGCAAGCCAGTTGCTGACTCGCCTGACAGGCATGCAGGTGCAGAGGAACAAAGCCGTTGTGGGGAAGAACGCGTTCGCACACGAGGCGGGAATTCACCAGGATGGCTACCTGAAGAATGCCATTACTTACGAAATCATCTCCCCTGAAACAGTGGGTATGCCTGCCAACCATATCGTGCTTGGGAAGCACTCTGGCCGTCACGCACTGGCAAATCGTTACCGGGAATTGGGCTATGAGCTGACAAAACCGGAAATCGAGCGTGCCTATAATCTGTTCACACAGCTTGCAGACCGCAAAAAGAACGTTTACGACGAAGACCTGATCCGCATTGTGAACGAGGGCTTCGAGCACATAGCTGAGCTTTACAGGCTGAAGCTGCTGGAAAGCGTATCCAGCAGCGAGGGACGCTCGACGGCGACCATTGAGCTGGAACGTGATGGGCAACCCTTCCGGGAATCGGCTACTGCTGAAGGCCCGTGTGATGCTGCTTTCCGGGCGATCGACCGGATTACGGGAACGCCGGGCATAGTAGTTGATTTCTCTGTCCACTCCATCAGTGCAGGAGCAGACGGCACGGCCGAGGTTTCGATTCGCGCCCGATTCCAGGACAAGGAGTTTTCCGGTATATCTCGGAGCTCTAATGTAGTCGAGGCTGCCGCCCGTGCCTACTTGCAGGCTGCAAACAAGGGTGTTTATGAAATCCGGCGGGCCGTGAAGCAAGCTGCCGCTGAGGGTGGTTCTATACATGAGAACGAATTGGTGGATCGGCTTTTGCCCGGCGGTTATTGA
- the leuB gene encoding 3-isopropylmalate dehydrogenase — MHAIFKIAVLPGDGIGPEVTEEGLKVLRAVESVIGPQFRFQTGLIGGCAIDATAVPLPPETISICNHAQAVLLGAVGGPRWDSRRPDSRPEAGLLQLRQRLRVYANLRPARVLDSLAGVSALKPAVVRGTDLVIVRELMGGIYFGNPRGIFSKNGERMGINTEIYREHEVERVAHRAFQLARLRRRKVTSVDKANVLESSRLWRDVVTRVGQSYPDVELNHLYVDNCAMQLIAKPTSFDVILTNNIFGDILSDEAAMLTGSIGLLPSASLGERCGLYEPVHGSAPDIVGKKRANPIATIASVALMLRYSFRMGRPAAAIEAAIEKVLKSGARTPDLPGRKRPISTSRMGNLVAAETSRLLASSRFGQGEKT; from the coding sequence ATGCATGCCATATTCAAAATAGCTGTCTTGCCGGGCGATGGAATTGGACCGGAGGTAACCGAAGAAGGTCTTAAGGTTCTCCGGGCAGTTGAGAGTGTCATCGGGCCCCAATTCCGCTTTCAAACTGGACTGATTGGCGGCTGCGCAATCGACGCTACTGCTGTGCCGCTTCCGCCAGAAACCATATCAATATGCAATCACGCACAGGCAGTTCTTCTGGGGGCCGTAGGGGGGCCTCGGTGGGATTCCCGGCGCCCGGATAGCCGGCCTGAGGCAGGACTCCTGCAGCTGCGGCAAAGACTCCGCGTTTATGCCAACCTGCGCCCGGCGCGCGTGCTTGACTCACTGGCAGGTGTCTCGGCCCTGAAGCCTGCCGTGGTACGCGGCACTGACCTGGTTATTGTTCGAGAACTGATGGGTGGAATTTATTTTGGCAATCCGCGCGGCATTTTTTCCAAAAATGGCGAGCGAATGGGCATAAATACGGAAATTTACCGCGAGCACGAAGTTGAGAGAGTGGCCCATCGGGCGTTTCAACTGGCGCGCCTGCGGCGACGCAAAGTCACTTCGGTTGACAAGGCAAACGTTCTAGAGAGTTCGAGACTATGGCGTGACGTGGTTACGCGGGTAGGCCAGTCCTACCCGGACGTCGAACTTAATCATCTTTACGTTGACAATTGCGCCATGCAGTTGATTGCAAAGCCGACCAGCTTCGACGTCATCCTTACCAACAACATCTTCGGCGACATTTTGAGTGACGAAGCGGCGATGCTGACAGGCTCGATTGGCCTATTGCCGTCGGCTAGCCTGGGAGAGCGGTGCGGCCTGTATGAGCCGGTACATGGGTCCGCCCCTGATATAGTCGGCAAAAAGCGTGCCAACCCCATTGCCACAATTGCCTCTGTCGCCCTTATGCTGCGGTATTCATTCCGAATGGGCCGGCCCGCGGCAGCCATTGAAGCGGCCATAGAAAAAGTCCTGAAGAGTGGTGCGCGAACGCCGGATCTGCCGGGTCGCAAGCGCCCTATTTCAACTTCGCGCATGGGGAACCTGGTTGCTGCTGAAACATCCCGGCTTTTGGCATCTTCGCGCTTCGGCCAGGGAGAGAAAACGTAA
- a CDS encoding polymer-forming cytoskeletal protein has translation MWWEKDKKSQPGVPLAQPTVSAPSNPPKVETSMPESIRRDTSGSSQSQVQATIGRSIVLKGELSANEDLVIDGQFEGTVNLQDHCLTVGSNGKIKAEIQARQVVIYGAVNGNVSAREKVEVRRTGNVTGDLRSASVSIEEGAYFKGSIDILRDSKPEERKPVSAAATSKPGN, from the coding sequence ATGTGGTGGGAAAAGGACAAAAAGTCGCAACCCGGTGTCCCATTAGCGCAGCCGACCGTTTCTGCACCCTCTAATCCTCCTAAGGTGGAAACCTCTATGCCTGAAAGCATTCGAAGAGATACAAGCGGAAGTTCTCAGAGCCAGGTGCAGGCCACTATTGGCCGTTCAATTGTTCTGAAAGGAGAACTGTCTGCAAACGAAGACCTCGTGATTGATGGGCAGTTCGAAGGAACTGTGAACCTCCAGGATCATTGTCTGACAGTGGGGTCAAACGGAAAAATAAAGGCTGAAATCCAGGCGCGGCAAGTAGTTATTTACGGGGCCGTGAATGGGAACGTGAGCGCACGAGAAAAAGTTGAAGTACGCCGGACTGGCAACGTAACCGGCGATTTGAGATCGGCTAGCGTGTCTATTGAAGAAGGGGCTTATTTCAAAGGCAGCATTGATATTCTGCGGGATTCAAAGCCGGAAGAACGTAAGCCAGTTAGCGCGGCGGCCACATCCAAACCTGGGAATTAA
- a CDS encoding cold shock domain-containing protein: MEVARLQGKVKWFNNSKGYGFIGQEEGSDVFVHYSAIEGDGFKSLQEGDSVEFEIVQGQKGPQADKVTKLG, from the coding sequence ATGGAAGTGGCACGACTTCAAGGTAAAGTTAAATGGTTTAATAACAGTAAGGGCTATGGCTTCATCGGGCAGGAAGAAGGGTCCGACGTTTTTGTCCATTATTCAGCAATTGAAGGCGACGGATTCAAGTCACTTCAAGAGGGGGACTCTGTCGAATTCGAGATTGTACAGGGGCAGAAGGGCCCGCAAGCAGACAAAGTGACCAAACTGGGGTAA